The Streptococcus mitis region TTGATAGCAGTACGCATAGCTGATTTTTGAGCTGAGTTCTTTTCGTTTTGTTTAACGTTCAATTCAGCGCGTTTGATAGCTGATTTAATGTTTGCCAATGTTCTTACCTCCATATTTACTAACTATACCATTATATCTGAAAACTTACGTTTTGACAAGGGGAAATTATTTTTTTAAGTAAATTTCATCGATTTCATGGTTCTTTGTTTTATGAAGAATCACTTCTGCACGATTTCTGGTTGGTTCAATATAATTTTGTAGATTTGTGAGATTGATACTGGTCCAGACCTGATGGGCAAAGGATTCCACTTCCCCAATCGGCATTTGTGTAAAACGATAATAGTAGCTATCAGGGTCGTTTTGGGCTAGGCTCAGCATTTTCAAGAAACGGTCCAGATACCAACTCTCGATGTCATCAACTGAAGCATCAACATAGATGGAAAAGTCAAAGAAGTCAGTAATGTAGAGACGCTCGTTTTGTGGATTTTGGAAGACATTTATTCCTTCAACAATGACAAAATCAGCAGCTTTAACGCTTTGCTTTTCCTCAGGGACGATGTCGTAGACTTCATGAGAATAGACAGGAATATCTACATCTTGTCCATTTTTGATGTGATCCAGGAAGTTGAGAAGAGCTTCCATATCATAGCTTTCAGGAAATCCCTTGCGATTTAGAATCCCTTGCTCAATCAGGGTCTGGTTGGGATAGAGAAAGCCGTCAGTTGTTACCAACTCAACTCTAGCATCTGTAAGCGTACGGGATAGCAGGATTTGAAGTAGGCGACTAGTTGTGGATTTTCCAACGGCAACACTCCCAGAAACCCCAATGATAAAAGGCTGGGATTTACTTTCGCGTTGAAGGAAAATTCCTTTTGAAAAAGCCAAATCATCCTTGGTACGTTTGTAAATCTGGATGAGATGGGCTAGGGGAAGATAGACATCGGTAACATCCTGCAAGCTAATCTGGTCATTAAAACTCTTGATGGATTCTAATTCCTCTTCTGTCAAAGGAGGTGTTGTTTTTCGATGTAAAGATTGCCAAGTCTGGCGACTGATTTTTTCAAAATGTAAAAATTCGTTGGTCATGTGTTTTCCCCTAGATATTTTGTATATCATATCATAAAAAGCTAAAAAAATAAAGCGGTTTCTTGATGATAGTAAGCCAATATCGTATAATAGAGGTAGATAGAGGTTGAACAATTTATTGATGAAGTAGGAGCTACCTT contains the following coding sequences:
- the coaA gene encoding type I pantothenate kinase produces the protein MTNEFLHFEKISRQTWQSLHRKTTPPLTEEELESIKSFNDQISLQDVTDVYLPLAHLIQIYKRTKDDLAFSKGIFLQRESKSQPFIIGVSGSVAVGKSTTSRLLQILLSRTLTDARVELVTTDGFLYPNQTLIEQGILNRKGFPESYDMEALLNFLDHIKNGQDVDIPVYSHEVYDIVPEEKQSVKAADFVIVEGINVFQNPQNERLYITDFFDFSIYVDASVDDIESWYLDRFLKMLSLAQNDPDSYYYRFTQMPIGEVESFAHQVWTSINLTNLQNYIEPTRNRAEVILHKTKNHEIDEIYLKK